A region from the Bacteroidales bacterium genome encodes:
- a CDS encoding PspC domain-containing protein, which produces MNKTISINLSGIIFNIDENAYEILSDYLSTLKRHFSQTEGRDEIISDIESRIAEIFQTKISDKKQVILIDEVNEVINILGRPENFEKTENENSKESFSDAGDCCRNKRLLRDPDNRVLGGVCSGLGHYFDVDPVWFRLAFVLALFFFGSGTLLYIILWIVIPRANTTAEKLEMKGERVNISNIEKNIKEEIDGLKKRFHEFRRGAKSNVKEEFDDLKNKMHDVKCNATDYYHNRPYKNSAHRVVDLFVEIIGYFVKALVIFVGIILAVVGLAVIIPLVLSLLGFYHGVYIFHPGIHALSLNDMAHLIFENNQQTTLAIFGIIFLVGIPLIMLVFHGIKLIFGLRKRTRIISVTALSLWLVGLLICAYLLISTVNVFSEKTSFKQNVVLTQPKNNTLYIDIKGISDIDDNEVKPNERMEIDNFFMAIKDNSICSFGIPQLKIEKNDSNIFEMYVIKSARGETVKDAKVRTEKINFNLTQKDSLLLIDNCFLLPANEKWRNQNVKIILKVPVGKSVVFCKNADNMTCYDDNVNDILCSGNVNKKITMTENGLKCPDCSNIFRIESRHHHKKIIIED; this is translated from the coding sequence ATGAATAAGACAATATCAATAAATTTAAGCGGCATCATTTTTAACATTGATGAAAACGCTTATGAAATATTAAGTGATTATCTATCCACATTAAAGCGTCATTTCTCACAAACAGAGGGGAGAGACGAAATAATAAGCGACATTGAATCGCGTATTGCTGAAATATTTCAAACTAAAATCAGCGACAAAAAACAAGTCATACTTATTGATGAAGTAAATGAAGTTATTAACATTCTTGGTCGTCCCGAGAATTTTGAAAAAACAGAAAATGAAAATTCTAAAGAATCTTTTTCTGATGCAGGCGATTGTTGCAGAAATAAGAGATTGTTAAGAGACCCCGATAACAGAGTGCTTGGTGGGGTTTGTTCAGGTTTGGGACATTATTTTGACGTTGACCCGGTGTGGTTCCGACTCGCTTTTGTGTTGGCACTTTTCTTTTTCGGTTCGGGTACACTTTTATATATTATCTTATGGATTGTAATCCCACGTGCAAACACTACTGCTGAAAAGCTCGAAATGAAAGGCGAAAGAGTGAATATTTCAAATATAGAAAAAAATATAAAGGAAGAAATCGATGGATTGAAAAAACGTTTTCACGAGTTCAGAAGAGGAGCAAAGTCAAATGTAAAAGAAGAATTCGATGATTTGAAAAACAAAATGCATGATGTGAAATGCAACGCAACCGATTACTATCACAACAGACCTTATAAGAATTCGGCTCACAGGGTTGTTGATTTATTTGTGGAAATTATTGGTTATTTTGTGAAAGCACTGGTAATATTTGTGGGAATAATTCTTGCTGTTGTTGGTCTTGCTGTAATAATTCCATTGGTTTTGTCGTTGCTTGGTTTCTATCACGGAGTATATATATTTCATCCGGGAATTCATGCACTTTCATTAAATGATATGGCTCATTTGATTTTCGAAAACAATCAGCAAACAACTCTTGCGATTTTTGGAATAATATTTTTAGTCGGTATTCCGCTAATAATGCTTGTTTTTCATGGCATAAAATTAATTTTTGGATTAAGAAAAAGAACAAGAATAATTTCAGTAACCGCTTTAAGCTTATGGTTGGTTGGCTTGTTGATTTGTGCATACTTACTTATTTCAACGGTAAATGTTTTTAGTGAAAAAACTTCTTTTAAACAAAATGTTGTTTTAACCCAACCTAAAAATAATACATTGTATATTGATATCAAAGGAATTTCGGACATTGACGATAACGAAGTTAAGCCGAATGAGAGAATGGAAATTGATAATTTTTTTATGGCAATAAAAGATAATTCTATTTGCAGTTTTGGAATTCCGCAATTGAAAATCGAAAAAAACGATTCTAATATTTTTGAAATGTATGTCATTAAATCGGCAAGAGGAGAAACGGTGAAAGATGCGAAAGTAAGAACTGAAAAGATTAATTTTAACCTCACACAAAAAGATTCATTACTGCTCATTGATAATTGCTTTTTGTTACCGGCAAATGAAAAGTGGCGAAATCAGAATGTGAAAATTATTTTAAAAGTTCCAGTTGGTAAATCAGTTGTATTTTGTAAAAATGCTGACAACATGACCTGCTACGATGATAATGTAAATGATATTTTGTGTTCAGGAAATGTGAATAAAAAAATAACAATGACAGAAAACGGACTTAAATGTCCTGATTGCAGCAATATCTTCAGAATAGAATCGCGGCACCATCATAAAAAAATAATTATTGAAGATTAA
- a CDS encoding NAD-dependent epimerase/dehydratase family protein: MRTHLVSGGCGFVGRNMVKRLYYSTSDRIVFVDNLSVGTHPSTWLEVDFKRNLKDLEIYGEDERLLFLKSDFRDTLRNLINDGAWFKNFYGIDITQFADVFHFAAIVGGRLKIDGDPMMVALDLSIDAEFFYWITRHKPERVLYPSSSAAYPVSKQTKENTIQLKESDIDFNNMGQPDMTYGWSKLTGEYLAKIAAKYYGVKITCIRPFSGYGEDQDYTYPVPAIARRAVLKENPFEVWGDGYQGRDFVHIDDVLDCTLLAMQKIHDGTAINIGMGKLTNFREIIKVFGKFAGYSPAIKPLPDKPVGVFSRYCNMDWVKENIGWTPKISIEEGMKRVYDAVMKKESGQMNK; encoded by the coding sequence ATGAGAACACATTTGGTATCGGGCGGTTGCGGTTTTGTTGGAAGAAATATGGTTAAAAGATTATATTATTCTACAAGCGACAGAATAGTTTTTGTTGACAACCTATCAGTTGGCACACACCCGTCCACATGGCTTGAGGTGGATTTTAAAAGAAACCTTAAAGACCTTGAAATATATGGCGAGGATGAAAGATTGCTCTTTCTGAAAAGTGATTTTAGAGATACTTTAAGAAATTTAATTAATGATGGAGCATGGTTTAAAAACTTTTATGGCATTGACATAACTCAATTTGCCGATGTTTTTCATTTTGCAGCTATTGTCGGAGGCAGACTGAAAATTGACGGCGACCCGATGATGGTTGCCTTAGACCTTTCTATTGATGCTGAATTTTTTTATTGGATTACAAGACATAAACCCGAAAGAGTGCTTTATCCAAGTTCAAGTGCTGCCTATCCGGTAAGCAAGCAGACAAAGGAAAATACAATTCAGCTTAAGGAATCGGATATTGATTTTAATAATATGGGACAGCCCGATATGACCTACGGCTGGTCGAAGCTTACAGGTGAATATCTTGCAAAAATTGCTGCGAAATACTATGGTGTTAAAATAACCTGCATTCGTCCGTTTTCGGGATATGGAGAAGACCAGGATTACACTTATCCTGTTCCTGCTATTGCAAGAAGAGCTGTTCTAAAAGAAAATCCATTTGAGGTTTGGGGCGATGGTTATCAGGGAAGAGATTTTGTACATATTGACGATGTTCTTGATTGTACATTGCTTGCCATGCAAAAAATACACGATGGAACAGCCATAAACATTGGCATGGGAAAGCTAACCAACTTTCGCGAAATAATAAAAGTATTCGGCAAATTTGCAGGATACTCTCCCGCAATAAAACCTCTGCCTGATAAACCGGTCGGCGTTTTCTCGAGATATTGCAACATGGATTGGGTGAAAGAAAATATAGGATGGACACCAAAAATATCAATCGAAGAAGGAATGAAAAGAGTTTATGACGCTGTAATGAAAAAAGAGTCAGGGCAAATGAATAAATAA
- a CDS encoding glycosyltransferase, with the protein MNNKTVVCFGPGPAFKGGLSNYNTSLAKALVQCENVKTNIVSWTQQYPGIVPREFKDKVSKTNFLDGTNIVCKYITNYNNPFTWRQTANYISSLNPDIVIFQWSIALQGLPLSRIIKRLKKICKAEIIIDLHFVVQKEKSKIDRMLTKMGISKPDTYIVHALKTYNELKELFPSRKFVLTQNGERSKEPNEQTVLKLYHPIYDLFKVNPAFDVANFKKQYNLKKNVFLFFGFIRKYKGLHNAIKAFSIVAKQRDDVSLLICGESFWNTLDKKSLSTKIKNVTFGIAKKIFLGNSDDERNYNPLALIDELGIKAQVVVFNEFIPNEDVHKYFQASNCAVLYYLTATPSGIESLSYNFNMPILATKVGHFPETIKDGFNGYLAEANNIDSMAEQMLRFLEHPLPPENVKESSSKLSWENYAKTILDRI; encoded by the coding sequence ATGAACAATAAAACAGTTGTATGTTTTGGACCCGGACCAGCTTTCAAAGGCGGACTTTCCAATTACAACACTTCACTGGCAAAAGCATTAGTTCAATGCGAAAATGTTAAGACGAATATTGTTTCATGGACACAGCAATATCCGGGCATTGTACCACGCGAATTTAAAGATAAAGTGAGCAAAACGAACTTTCTCGATGGAACGAATATAGTTTGCAAATACATTACAAATTATAATAATCCTTTCACATGGCGGCAAACCGCAAATTACATTTCATCTTTAAATCCCGACATTGTAATTTTTCAATGGTCAATTGCCTTGCAGGGACTGCCTTTAAGCAGAATAATAAAACGACTTAAAAAAATCTGCAAAGCCGAAATTATTATTGATTTGCATTTTGTTGTGCAAAAAGAAAAAAGCAAAATTGACAGAATGCTCACAAAAATGGGAATTTCCAAACCCGACACATATATTGTTCATGCATTAAAAACATATAACGAACTTAAAGAATTATTTCCTTCGCGCAAATTTGTTCTGACGCAAAATGGCGAAAGAAGCAAAGAGCCGAATGAGCAGACAGTTCTTAAATTATATCATCCGATTTATGATTTGTTTAAAGTAAATCCTGCTTTCGATGTAGCGAATTTCAAAAAGCAATATAACCTCAAAAAAAATGTATTTCTTTTCTTCGGATTTATACGCAAATACAAGGGATTGCACAATGCAATAAAAGCATTCAGCATTGTTGCAAAACAACGCGATGATGTGAGTTTGCTGATTTGCGGTGAATCATTCTGGAATACACTCGATAAAAAAAGTTTATCAACAAAAATAAAAAATGTCACTTTCGGAATTGCAAAAAAAATATTTCTCGGAAACAGTGATGATGAACGAAATTACAACCCTTTAGCACTTATTGATGAACTTGGAATAAAAGCTCAAGTTGTTGTTTTTAATGAATTTATTCCGAATGAAGATGTGCACAAGTATTTTCAGGCAAGCAATTGCGCTGTTCTGTATTATCTCACAGCAACACCTTCCGGTATCGAATCATTGAGTTATAATTTCAACATGCCTATACTTGCAACAAAAGTAGGGCATTTTCCCGAAACAATAAAAGACGGATTTAACGGTTATCTTGCCGAAGCAAATAATATTGATTCAATGGCTGAACAAATGCTCAGGTTTTTAGAGCATCCGCTCCCACCCGAAAATGTTAAGGAATCTTCTTCAAAATTGAGCTGGGAAAATTATGCTAAAACAATATTGGATAGAATATAA
- a CDS encoding lipocalin family protein — protein MISILGIFGCKSHIPLQTVDKIDLQKYTGKWYEIAAFPQRFEKGCNCTTAEYELSSKGFIKVINSCRKNSTDGLLTRIEGKAFIDKNNNAKLKVQFFWPFKGKYWIIDLADDYSYAVVGHPNRKYLWILCRNPFIEKSIYDGIIKRIKEKGFDVSKLVTTNQGCK, from the coding sequence ATGATTTCAATATTAGGAATATTCGGATGCAAGTCGCATATTCCGCTTCAGACAGTTGATAAAATTGATTTGCAAAAATATACAGGCAAATGGTACGAAATTGCCGCTTTTCCGCAAAGGTTTGAAAAGGGCTGCAATTGCACTACTGCCGAATATGAATTATCCTCTAAGGGATTCATTAAAGTTATTAATAGCTGTCGCAAAAATAGTACCGATGGCTTGCTAACCCGAATTGAAGGAAAAGCATTTATTGATAAAAATAATAATGCAAAACTCAAAGTTCAGTTTTTCTGGCCATTCAAAGGCAAATACTGGATTATAGATTTAGCCGATGATTACAGTTATGCCGTTGTAGGGCACCCAAACAGAAAATACTTATGGATTCTGTGCCGCAATCCGTTCATCGAAAAATCAATTTATGATGGAATAATAAAAAGAATTAAGGAAAAAGGATTTGATGTTTCAAAATTAGTTACAACAAATCAAGGATGTAAATAA
- a CDS encoding PadR family transcriptional regulator, whose product MDIENSKAQMRKGILEFCILSTLSGGDAYASDIIESMKSSKLIVVEGTLYPLLTRLKNDGFLNYRWEESKSGPPRKYYMITPIGETFLKELETTWNELVSAVNKITEKK is encoded by the coding sequence ATGGACATAGAAAATTCAAAAGCACAGATGAGAAAGGGGATATTAGAATTTTGTATTCTGTCGACACTGTCGGGCGGCGATGCGTATGCTTCTGATATTATCGAAAGCATGAAGTCATCGAAGCTGATAGTTGTTGAGGGTACACTTTATCCTTTGCTTACACGTTTAAAAAACGATGGCTTTCTCAATTACAGGTGGGAAGAATCAAAATCGGGTCCACCTCGCAAATACTATATGATTACCCCTATCGGAGAAACCTTTTTAAAAGAGCTTGAGACCACTTGGAACGAGCTTGTTAGTGCAGTAAATAAAATTACTGAAAAAAAATAA
- a CDS encoding glycosyltransferase family 2 protein has protein sequence MNISVIIPLYNEAESLKELTDSISVVMKSNNFSYEIILVDDGSNDNSWDTISELSKNNSDIKGIKFRRNYGKSAALNVGFHDSQGDVVITMDADLQDSPDEIPELYGMIKERGFDLVSGWKKKRYDPLSKTIPTKFFNWATRKTSGIKLHDFNCGLKAYKSDVIKSIEVYGEMHRYIPVIAKWAGFINIGEKIVVHNKRKYGKTKFGGISRFINGFLDLMTISFVSRFGKRPMHLFGLLGTIIFILGFIFAAWLGIEKIMIVTNGGIAPRVTTSPYFYIALTSMIIGTQLFLAGFLAELISRNSADRNKYLIQKKINIE, from the coding sequence ATGAATATTTCAGTAATAATACCATTATACAATGAAGCGGAATCGCTGAAAGAACTTACCGACAGCATTTCTGTAGTTATGAAAAGCAATAATTTCTCTTATGAAATTATTTTGGTTGATGACGGAAGCAATGATAATTCGTGGGATACAATAAGTGAGCTTTCTAAAAATAATTCTGATATTAAAGGAATAAAATTCAGAAGGAACTACGGCAAATCAGCAGCTCTGAATGTAGGTTTTCACGATTCACAAGGAGATGTTGTAATTACTATGGATGCCGATTTACAAGACAGCCCCGATGAAATTCCCGAATTATACGGTATGATAAAAGAGCGGGGATTTGATTTGGTTTCGGGATGGAAGAAAAAACGTTATGACCCGCTTTCAAAAACAATTCCAACAAAATTTTTCAACTGGGCAACAAGAAAAACATCGGGAATAAAACTTCATGATTTTAACTGCGGACTTAAAGCATATAAAAGCGATGTCATAAAAAGCATTGAAGTTTACGGTGAAATGCATCGCTATATTCCTGTTATTGCCAAGTGGGCGGGCTTTATTAACATCGGCGAAAAAATTGTTGTTCATAATAAAAGAAAATACGGCAAAACTAAATTCGGCGGAATATCGAGATTTATTAATGGTTTTCTTGATTTGATGACAATAAGTTTTGTAAGCAGATTCGGCAAACGTCCAATGCACCTGTTCGGACTCCTCGGAACCATAATTTTTATTCTCGGATTTATTTTTGCTGCATGGCTCGGGATTGAAAAAATAATGATTGTAACAAATGGCGGAATTGCACCCAGAGTAACAACAAGTCCATATTTTTACATAGCTCTCACTTCAATGATTATAGGAACACAGTTGTTTCTGGCGGGTTTCCTCGCCGAATTGATTTCACGAAATTCGGCTGACAGAAACAAATATCTTATTCAGAAAAAAATAAATATTGAATAA
- a CDS encoding DUF4199 domain-containing protein yields MEEKKNPLLKSTMTFGAIMGLALIVISLIMYLTNQIEKSWLSNTFTFIVLIVGITLSSKYHRDNSLNGFISYGQSLSCGVLTGFFASILIAFYTFILFKFIDPSLIDQITNMAREKILERYPNFTDEQVETALSMTRKFTNPAVMFFMTIIGTTFYAFLVSLIVSIFIKKEDTSIDSNFQQNA; encoded by the coding sequence ATGGAAGAAAAGAAAAATCCTTTATTAAAAAGCACAATGACATTTGGAGCCATCATGGGTTTAGCTCTTATCGTAATTTCATTGATTATGTATTTAACAAATCAAATCGAAAAATCGTGGCTGTCGAACACGTTTACTTTTATTGTGTTGATAGTCGGAATTACTCTTAGCTCCAAATACCACAGAGACAACTCTCTTAATGGTTTTATTTCTTACGGACAGTCATTGTCGTGCGGAGTTCTTACAGGTTTCTTTGCATCCATATTAATTGCTTTTTACACTTTTATTCTGTTTAAGTTCATCGACCCTTCTCTTATAGACCAAATAACTAATATGGCACGTGAAAAAATACTTGAAAGATATCCGAATTTTACAGATGAGCAAGTTGAAACAGCACTATCAATGACAAGAAAATTCACTAATCCGGCAGTAATGTTTTTTATGACTATAATCGGAACAACTTTTTATGCATTTCTTGTATCACTCATAGTTTCTATTTTTATTAAAAAAGAAGATACTTCAATTGACAGCAATTTTCAACAAAACGCATAA
- a CDS encoding GldM family protein — protein MKKTLLISVSLMFCMWSNTYSQSNKEYKYKLGTQYCDSTFAIKLSANALSSVAKLETTNSDYTISSFVLSIPRGKDFDNLNSDGDNFTNLMKQKIQTLSPGTIVYISMVQAVYNSTENTIEVVLPSIPVKIE, from the coding sequence ATGAAAAAAACACTTTTAATTTCAGTTTCATTAATGTTTTGTATGTGGAGCAACACATACTCACAAAGCAATAAAGAGTATAAATATAAATTAGGAACACAATATTGCGATTCAACTTTTGCAATTAAGCTGTCGGCTAATGCTCTGTCGTCTGTTGCAAAATTGGAAACAACAAATTCCGATTATACTATTTCGAGCTTTGTTTTATCAATTCCCCGCGGGAAAGATTTTGACAACTTAAATAGTGATGGAGATAATTTTACTAATTTAATGAAGCAAAAAATTCAAACGCTTTCACCTGGCACTATAGTTTATATATCTATGGTGCAAGCAGTTTATAATAGTACCGAAAACACTATTGAAGTTGTTTTACCATCAATTCCGGTTAAAATAGAGTAA